The Styela clava chromosome 11, kaStyClav1.hap1.2, whole genome shotgun sequence genome includes the window GCTAAAGACTCTAGCCGGATCCGCTTGAtattacggtctaacttggccATTAGAAATTTCCTCTCTACGAAAAATCTTGAATGAGATATTTAGAGCACCCTCATTTCCTATCTGTAATATGAGGCGTTTGTGAAGAAATAATGTAATTCTATCCTCAGACTATTTGACGTAATTATTAGATCTTCGTGTCCTTTTATTTGAGCATTGATTCTGTTATTAGGTAAATTTTACTGACTAATATAGGGTAGATGGGTTATACCAGTCTTTGAGTGAAGATTAAAAGGGTGCACCATTCAATAAAAGGTTGACAAGCACTGATCCACGGCaattaactggttaactattctcTGTTTTGAAGAGTTAACAGAACACTTCACACTCTCATGGGATAAATCTTAAAATGCGTGATGAGCACTGCAGATTCTGGTGTAGCCTAATCTCTCGATATGATATATTCAATCTCAGGTCAAAGGCCATCTCACGCAACCCGGATGTCAAAGTAACTGAGGCGGAAGAATCAAACACCCGGGAAATCGTGGTCAATGCCATATATGGAGAAAATTTCGACAGAATGGGAGACGATTCGCAGCAGACTAGCTCGAGTGCTGTGTATAGCAGGGTTCATAAATAACTAGCTTACAACTTCCTTACCAGACATATGATCCAGCCGTTGGCTCTTTCCTTGCCATGGAAAATTATGTAATAATGAACGCCAAAACGTAGCTACTCTATGTTTATTCGAGTAACACGCATACCCATACTGCCCCCGTTTTTATATATCTCGCCTACTAAGAATAATCCCCAACCAGTCTTGGACGATGTACAGGATTAACTGATAAAGCAAAGCGGCTTGATATGTAGATATATCACATTTTAAGTGTAAACTATGCAATACTATTTTTATCGGGTAATATTTACGtttcagaaaatgatatttaaataaaattttcagttgTATCGTACATACAGGGTCGTAGCCGGAAAGTGGATTTTCAAGAATGTTGAGTctcttttttacatttcaaggGGGGTGGTTTTGACCCTCAAAGGCTTGTTGCCACATTCCGACGCTACcgctttcaaattttattaatgccgttATTGCTACTTTGGAGTGCTATAAATTTAGCCAAGTCGGTACTGTATTTCGATGAGTAAATGAATATCTCACAGATCCCATTAGTTTCTCGCACGGAGTCCTGGGACTTCGTATACACAATTTTTACTTCGGGAACACAATATTTTACAGTCAAGGATCACATAGATTGAATTTTTTAAGGTAAAGATGTCTTTTTCATTAGCAGTCACGGTCAAACAGAAGTTTTTAAAAGGCTCGAAGTTTGGAATTGGGTGTTTATTTTCCCGACTTCACAGCATAGTCGTAGCCAGAACAGATTCCTGATTCAGACATAGCTTCTTACATTAAAGTTGGGGTCAGTGGCTGCTTATGCGTAACCTTGTTCGATGCCAAATTCGTATAAATACGTCGAGTAAAAATAACGATGTCGGGATTGGCGGATCACCTACTAATCAGTTTGAGTATAATAATATTATGGTTATCGTCAGTGGTGTATCTACCTAAAATGGCGTTCAtggcaaagtttgaaaatgcaaattttagtTATTACCAACATTTTGCGATTCAAACTTTTGCcgaaggcgctccagaagtgtgtgtaccactacgaggtaattaattttgttcgcctactttacatcaagttgcataaagagactgaagcctatgggcggggctatattcacttggctaacacagacagttcccgaactcgtaatagaattaaaataagaaaaatcggaataaaattatgcctgaaccctaacctggtacacacacgaCGGGAATACCAAAATAAGAAtttctggactcctcgccatGACAAAGTGGTCGTTTGGGGCTTCCTTCATCGCCAAGTTCATGAGTCTGGAACAAATTACTGGTTTACTATTCTCAAGGACGGATCATGGCCTTTAGAGGCCCTAAGCACTCATGACTTTGGTGacctatatataaataatttaggCACTCCcttagtatgtgcaacaagatggcgggcacctgaacatagtatgtgtaccaggctagggttaggccttaatttaatttcccttattttaattctgttatgactcccgtagtatttgtacctaaaattatggcctaacctgatacacatactacgtttcggtgtccgtcatcttgttgcacatactacgggattacctaaacaataataatgaaattGTTGTTGTGTGTTATCTGTTATTGATTGAGTGAGTTTCAGAATAAATTGATTACTGATTTGAAGGCCGAGTTATGATTAATTCAGATAATTATCATACCTACAAATATTTATAGAGAGGTTAAAGACGATActtgagaaagaaaaaaaaggCAAAATTTATTTCACTCAAGCAATATTAAGTTCTGAGTCGTCTGACCAATCATTTCATTAAACACTGAGGCCCTATTGAAAACTCCGCTATGAAAATATGCCGCCTTTTTCTTGGTATCCCAAGCCCTGCCTATTTTACTTAAAATTCAGCCCTTGCTACAACATACTTGCATTATTATACGCCTACAAATCTGAGGCATAATAAAGTAAGACCAAATAGAGTTAGCCTCGCGCTGTCACCCAAACTATTACCTTCAGTGAAATCGAATATTGATAGGATCGAAGGTACTGTGAAATGCTATTCaaacatttcacgactgacgctttttaacagtattgaaaaTACAGACAAATGCTATTTAAACGCAATCAtcttaaataaatatgaaaaacccATTCCAAGTTTCTTTTCGCAAAACACTCTTGTCAAAGCTGTCGAGTTCCGATATTATTAGAACGTTTCCATAATACGCATTCAGCTTGTTATTTTGCTAAGACAGCTGAGAAATACCCAATGGCGTAAACACACATAACAATATATGAATCACCAAGCCGGATATACTTGAAGACTAATAATTTTTCCTAGAAGACGATACAATAATGTGACGTCACTATGATACAGAGAAATCATTGTTATGTCATATTGTTATCAAAATAGCGAGCGCTTGTAACACGAGGTAGTTTCCTACATGAGCGACAAGATAGAGTAGTATGTAGTAGTAGTGTAGCAGAACTTTAGTCAAGTCAATTTGTTAAATTCCTGTTGTTTTGGAGTGAttatttttgggtactccccaagtatgtgaaccaagatggcgaacaccggaacgtaatatgtgtaccagattagggttaggccataatttttttccaatttttcttatttctgttctattacgagttcgatgATTAGccagaaattatggcctaacctggtacacatgctaagttccggtgtccgccgtcttggttcacatacttccggagtaccTATTTTTGTACTAGAAATTGCTTATGTCTGCAGCGAAGCACTGATCGATCTCAAACTTTCAGTTCTGGAAAGTGTAAACTTTAAAACGGCCCgatattttccaaaattttaattCTATAATTGATTATCCCATATTGCTCTACTGCATTGGTATCGCTTGTCCGAAGACCTTTTGAGTAAATTAGGTGTATTGTAaggcaggggtgcacaactcaaatgggGATGCGTGCCAAATTATACGAAATAATCTTGTCACGTGCCACGCACAATCGTTGGTATTGTAAACGAACTTCCGTAAAACACAcatcaaacaaatttaaataataatacataataacgaatatctatttattgaaacgATTTAATGTCCTGAATGACTGCTGATTTGAAGACGTGTGTGACGAGTCATACGGTAGTCGCTTTGGTATGAATGAATATTCCGATTTAGATTATTACGACATAAACAGACCTTATTGCCATCAACGATAAGTGGAAAATCACGTTTCACCTACAGCAACTACCTTCGGAAAACAGGGCCACGAGCTAGCAATTTGTGGATAAACATGACACCATTTGGCATGCGTTccccgtgttgtgcacccctgttGTTAGGCCTTACCATGCCGGTACCGATGCGcaatctttgtgtccatatattttagcattgatctgttatttgtttgtttttttcatcTATAGTTAGATTATATCTGCGGCTAAGCATCAGTACAAATCCGCGTTAGCGCTAATAGCTCTTTAGCAGTTATCAGAATGCAAAAATGAAACGAATCCTTCACCCGATATTGATGTTATTTGGTAAGTTTGGTTGAAATTTTGAAGTCGACTTTGTTTCTGAATTAACATTAACAAACAGCTCGAAGAAAATCACTGGATTTGCCTTCACCTTTCGCATCACATTATTTAGTACTTCCTTTTTGTGTCATTCGACACTTCCGCGAAATCTGCCCCTAATAGAACGAATTTGCCTAGTTCTGGTTATGATACTAAATAGGTATTTCTTGTTTACAGCATTTATTGCCACTCAGGTGAACGGAGTCTGGGTTTATGAAGAGTTGCGTAATCCATCGGGTGAAATTACATATGATAACGAAAGCGTTTTCTCTAAGATTTGGAAGTTTTCTGCCGAATATAAGGACAACCACACCCTCTTCATATCTGTCGAAGATGTGTCGATGTATGGACAGATACCTGGGGAAAACAGTTCAGGCTGCAGAGGATGGTTGTATTTGCCCGGTACGCTTTATATTGTAACTATTTTTGACCGCGATTGCCTTGTCTATTCCAAGTCACTAAATGCATTTTCCCTTGGTCATAGGCGCACGCACCCAAAATATCGACGTTTCGTTGCTTTGCTATCAATCCTTTCTCCAAACGAACCAATCTAGATAAATTACATTGAATAAGATTGTTAAAAATATCGTTGAATATCAGTGGCCATTTATACCTATACTTGTTCAGAGCGATAATTACACAGTTTCACTGGGAAAGGTAATTTGTAGGGAACCAAAGCATGTCACTGAGCAACGACACCATGgttataatatttaatttaaaatatcgaaGATTCAAGTTTCGTACTGCTGTTGTTGTCGGCCAGTGGAGATTTTGGCGAATTACCTAATCAACGTCACTTTCGAGAAGTTACGGATTATATTATTGAAGCgctatttttaaaaacagatgaaaaatgaattttaataaaaaccCTTGATTTTCAGAAAAGTATGGAATATGCCAAAAGCCACTAATAAAATGTCTGTTCTATCAACCTGTTGGATGTATCTTGCCAAATACAGCCACTTTAATGAGTGCGGGTGTAGACGGTATGGTCTGCAACAAATATATGTGGTTTCGTCTGTCAAAAATGCCGGAGCAATTGAAGATATTTGGCCAGTATTTCGGTAGAAAATTCGTTCAAGTACAGTACAAGTATTTGGAATGCCTGAGGAATGAAAAGGAATACTCAACAACGGTAACCGGTAAGTAAACCAGCTTTTGAGACCTGAATGGTAATCAGCGGCGTGTCTAgagtgtggcagccatggctcgtgccatgggcgccgtttggacaGGGGCGCAAAGTTGGCGAAAAGTtgtaattgtaaaatgtttcaataaattaatttcaaattggaaataattgaaactgattgattaaaattatttggtatttttcttaaataataaaataaaataaaagttttttcacgtatcaattctaacccccacctgactacaccatccaaaaattacgtcattacgacgtcacagtgacgtaatagagcccttcaaactatacgaactgccatctaagacgcgcaaacgagcacccgaaatcgaacagttatttctctcgttttctcgtcgcaatgattccaataggagagagatcgataacgtcagtcagttctttatcgtcggcgtcgatgccatttcggtcgatcgtgcgtatatttggcaagctctatgacgtgattgtgatgtcgtagtgatttaatttttggatgccgtagtcagatgggggttaggattgacatatcaaaaaattgttatgctacaccCACTATCTCAATTCAACGACAGTCGTTAAAACTTGTCGGTCAACAATCAAAGGGGGCGCATattacgtagatacgccactgatggtaatatgagaaaaaataattcttttcAACATAGAGCATAGGTTACCATATCCATATAAGTCCATACATCGTTGTAAACGACATGCTATTTATTCTGGGTCGCACACGAGTTGCAAATGCTTCCGGATTCTGAAAATCAAGCACATTTCTCTTTGCTGTTTCCTGTACGACGTTGAGATTAACCTAATATATGGTGTTACCTCAAAATACACAAAGCCCAggccatttggaacatattctagagataACATagcttttgtgcaaagcgtcctagatagatagtttattttgaaaactccataattcacaaaatttaaaaatagagaattTGGGAGTGCGCgcaaacctttaaaaaagtttaaaacatgataAATATCATGTGCCTGCTCATCACCACACACACAACAAGAAAACTAATTAAAAGAGGTTTGggccaaaatgaaaaaaaattaaaatacgcGAATGTATTGAACTTTTAGACTGTTGTACTTTCAAAACGCTAAAGCTAACAATTCAATCTGATACAATATATGCCTTCATTTATATGTCTCGGAAGgatggaaatataaaatttaattttcaaacgTCATGAAACTTAGTACAccaatatacagatatatgttgttaattaaagtaattttcattttgcCCTATCTCTCTGTGTTATTGCGATTAACCAAAGATATTTAGCATCAAATGTAAAccatgatttttttattttcgtagAAGTCATAACGAAATGTATGCCAAATTTGCATTCTGAATTACAGACTCATCTACCGATCAGACTTCTTCTGTGACGGCATATGACGCAACAAGCAACAATTTACCGCAGATTCATGTCGGAACCGAACTGATTGTCGGCCTTGCAATCGCCATCGGATTACTTGTCATATCGTGGGTGGTGCTCGGAGTCGTCATTATACGAAACCGGTGAGTGTAAATAccagagagagatttattgtttgGTCAATCAGAAAAACAAGCATTGCaacagcaataaaaatatacaacaataaaattattcggtatagaccgggaggagcgatacgaccatacggtcatcagagtcagctccccccatattcactattttataGTATGtacgtataatattttttgcttgCAGAGAGATGTCAAAGTAATATATAAGAAGACAAGTGaatgttaaataaaaatgtaaatatttataatagtaTGAGTTGATGTAACAGCAAAATATAATGCAGTATCGTAATTTCATTatcacaaaatatgaatataaaaagcaCCATTGGCACCATCGGAGTTGTCAAGTCAAAGGGTCTCGAATGTAGAGCAATTCAACCTAAACACAACTGGCATTTAACATTGCCAGTTGTGTTTGAGGATTTGTTTCTTGATTGAGTAAATAGTTGATTTATAAAGGACACTATGATTTAACAAGCCACTGTCTACAGATGcaaaaaattttcacattttaacaGGATGTACTACTGAGTTGGTAGTATTCCACAAGTATAATGATGGAATACGAGACCAGGAGGAAAATATTCAATGATGTCTAGGACCACAGTAGGCCCGAACGAGTTGTATAATATATACAGGAAGTACTTAAGACATGTACGCTCAAAAGAAGAGTATAAGCTGCAATATACTatacgaaatatatatattaatataatttgaatGACAGAAGTACAATGTTAGGTGACACCACTcacagtgttccctctaaggtgtgcgcagaggctgcgcacacgcatagatttactgcccacggacgtatttcgatgtaatgtaacaatgtgctcggttggcaggttgagatagtttgttgttggcccacttattacc containing:
- the LOC120328859 gene encoding uncharacterized protein LOC120328859, with product MKRILHPILMLFAFIATQVNGVWVYEELRNPSGEITYDNESVFSKIWKFSAEYKDNHTLFISVEDVSMYGQIPGENSSGCRGWLYLPEKYGICQKPLIKCLFYQPVGCILPNTATLMSAGVDGMVCNKYMWFRLSKMPEQLKIFGQYFGRKFVQVQYKYLECLRNEKEYSTTVTDSSTDQTSSVTAYDATSNNLPQIHVGTELIVGLAIAIGLLVISWVVLGVVIIRNRSKATSRTPDVKVTDAEESNTRSLTREIVVNAIYGENFDRMVDDSQQTSSSAMYSMVHK